A region of Vitis riparia cultivar Riparia Gloire de Montpellier isolate 1030 chromosome 1, EGFV_Vit.rip_1.0, whole genome shotgun sequence DNA encodes the following proteins:
- the LOC117921134 gene encoding receptor-like protein EIX2 yields MASRKTLLFLLAVFSEFLLLEAVIINSSRGETIVVCIEVERNALLKFRDGLKDPSGRLSSWVGTDCCTWQGVGCNNQTGNVMKLDLRNINVDSTGDYEADVVALSSTFLGGQISDSLLDLKYLNYLDLSMNNFQNISIPSFIGSLEKLTYLNLRGAAFSGMVPPHLGNLSNLRHLDLFAWSYARQSCQGSWVSNINWLSGLSSLEYLNLGCVNLGKATTDWMQAVNTIPSLVELSLLGCQLSTFPQSLPFVNLTSLSVLDLSHNHFSTIIPSWLFNLSNLAILHFSHAGIKGPIPHDAWGNLCNFEILDLSENGISSDEGIEFIHGLSTCSNSTLKELLLRLNRFRGKFPDSLGHFKNLISIDLSDNELSGQLPDSLGNLEKLRSLDLSSNLISGSLPPPIGRLSLLEKLVLFNNTMNGTIPESIGQLEGLSYLNLNLNSWGGTISENHFMNLTRLQQFQLFLSPTKTKQPLTFHVRPDWDPPFSLKSVVIGNCNLSTAFPAWLSTQKELTHITLKNVGISGIIPEWLWKISPQIEHLDLSRNQLSGKLPNSLSFSSSSVCSMVDLSSNRFDCGIPLWYNLAYLFLRNNLLSDPIPLNIGELSSLKVLAVSGNLLNGSIPSSISKLKNLEIVDLSDNHLSGKIPMHWNDLQLLEVIDLSMNKLFGGIPSSICSMPSLFRLVLGDNNLSGQLSASLQKCTGLLYLDLGNNRFSGEIPYWIGENMLFLRRLRLRGNMLTGNIPEQLCGLSHLHIMDLARNNLSGSIPQCLGDLIALNSVTLLDTNSNNHMLVLDGDHMELIVKGQMREVAKILPIVKLIDLSSNKFQGEIPPQMTNLSALGTLNLSRNQLTGKIPEKIGAMQALETLDLSCNHLSGPIPPSMSSITFLNYLNLSHNLLSGPIPTTNQFQTFNDPSIYEGNPGLCGLPLSTECSTPDDDHKDEEDRRKGKGKEEGQDEDGLEKSWFLMSMGLGFPVGFWAICGSLALKKSWRHAYFRFVEETKDKLYVFIAVNVARLQRKMERNRHHA; encoded by the coding sequence ATGGCCAGCAGAAAAACTCTTCTTTTTTTGCTTGCTGTATTTTCAGAATTTCTCTTGCTCGAAGCCGTTATTATCAATTCCAGTCGTGGTGAAACTATTGTGGTTTGCATTGAGGTTGAGCGGAATGCACTTCTTAAATTCAGAGATGGTCTGAAGGATCCTTCGGGTCGGCTTTCTTCTTGGGTTGGCACAGATTGTTGCACATGGCAAGGTGTGGGTTGCAACAATCAGACAGGAAATGTCATGAAGTTAGACCTTAGAAACATTAATGTCGATTCAACAGGGGACTATGAAGCAGACGTAGTGGCTCTTAGCTCGACATTCTTGGGTGGTCAGATAAGTGATTCCTTACTtgacttgaaatatttgaattacTTGGACTTGAGTATGAacaatttccaaaatatttcaATCCCAAGTTTCATAGGCTCGCTTGAAAAATTGACATACCTCAATCTCCGTGGAGCAGCATTCAGTGGAATGGTTCCTCCTCATCTTGGAAATTTGTCCAACTTGAGACATCTTGATCTCTTTGCATGGTCATATGCCAGACAAAGTTGTCAAGGCAGTTGGGTTTCTAATATAAATTGGCTTTCTGGCCTCTCTTCCTTGGAATACCTTAATTTGGGATGTGTCAACCTTGGAAAGGCAACTACTGATTGGATGCAAGCTGTGAACACGATTCCTTCTCTGGTTGAATTGTCTTTGCTTGGATGTCAACTTAGTACATTTCCTCAATCTCTCCCATTTGTTAATCTGACTTCTCTGTCGGTCCTTGACCTTAGTCACAACCATTTCAGTACTATCATACCTAGCTGGTTGTTTAATCTCAGTAACCTCGCAATCCTTCACTTTAGTCATGCTGGAATTAAAGGCCCTATTCCTCATGATGCCTGGGGAAATCTTTGCAACTTTGAGATCTTGGATCTTTCAGAAAATGGTATTAGTTCTGATGAGGGAATTGAATTCATACACGGTTTGTCTACATGCAGCAACAGTACCCTGAAGGAATTACTTTTGAGGCTAAATCGCTTTCGTGGCAAGTTTCCCGATTCATTAGGccattttaagaatttaatatcGATAGATTTGTCTGATAATGAATTGAGTGGCCAGTTACCTGATTCTTTAGGAAACCTTGAGAAGTTAAGATCTCTTGATCTTAGTAGCAACTTAATCTCGGGTTCACTTCCACCACCTATTGGACGGTTGTCTTTGTTGGAGAAATTGGTTCTCTTTAACAATACAATGAATGGGACCATCCCAGAAAGTATAGGCCAACTTGAAGGGTTGTCCTACTTGAATCTTAATTTGAATTCATGGGGAGGAACCATATCTGAAAATCATTTCATGAATCTTACAAGGCTGCAACAATTCCAATTGTTCTTATCACCAACAAAAACAAAGCAGCCTCTGACTTTCCATGTGAGGCCTGACTGGGATCCTCCCTTCAGTCTCAAGTCCGTTGTCATCGGAAACTGTAACCTATCCACTGCATTCCCTGCTTGGCTCAGCACTCAGAAGGAACTAACCCATATAACCCTAAAAAATGTTGGTATATCAGGCATAATACCGGAATGGCTTTGGAAAATATCTCCACAGATTGAGCATTTAGATCTTTCTAGGAACCAGTTGAGCGGGAAGCTTCCCAACTCACTATCCTTTAGCAGCTCATCAGTATGCAGTATGGTGGATTTAAGTTCCAACCGCTTCGATTGTGGAATCCCACTTTGGTATAATCTGGCATATCTCTTTTTGAGAAACAACTTATTATCAGATCCAATTCCCTTGAATATTGGGGAATTATCAAGCTTGAAAGTGCTAGCTGTTTCTGGTAACTTGTTAAATGGAAGCATCCCATCATCAATAAGTAAACTAAAGAATTTGGAGATTGTTGATCTCTCGGACAATCATTTGTCCGGAAAAATTCCAATGCACTGGAATGATTTGCAACTGCTAGAGGTCATAGATCTATCCATGAACAAATTGTTTGGCGGGATTCCGAGTTCGATATGTTCAATGCCTTCACTTTTCAGGTTGGTACTGGGCGACAACAATCTTTCTGGGCAACTCTCTGCAAGCTTACAGAAGTGCACAGGGCTCTTATACCTTGATCTTGGAAACAACAGATTTTCGGGCGAGATACCCTACTGGATCGGagaaaacatgttatttttgcGGCGGCTACGCCTACGAGGCAACATGCTGACTGGAAATATTCCTGAGCAACTATGTGGGCTTTCTCATCTCCACATAATGGATCTCGCACGAAATAATTTGTCAGGATCCATCCCACAGTGCTTGGGTGATTTGATTGCTTTAAATTCTGTGACCTTATTAGATACTAATTCAAATAACCACATGTTAGTTCTCGATGGGGATCACATGGAGCTCATTGTGAAGGGACAAATGAGGGAAGTTGCGAAGATACTCCCAATTGTGAAATTGATAGACCTTTCTAGCAATAAGTTTCAGGGAGAGATCCCACCACAAATGACAAATCTGTCAGCCCTGGGTACCTTGAATTTGTCCCGGAACCAATTGACTGGAAAGATTCCTGAGAAGATTGGAGCCATGCAAGCGTTAGAAACTCTCGACCTCTCCTGCAACCACCTTTCAGGCCCAATACCTCCAAGCATGTCTTCTATAAcctttttgaattatttgaacCTGTCTCATAACCTCTTGTCGGGACCAATTCCCACAACCAACCAGTTCCAGACATTCAATGATCCATCCATTTATGAGGGTAACCCTGGACTTTGCGGTCTTCCATTGTCAACCGAGTGCTCCACTCCAGATGATGATCACAAAGATGAGGAAGATAGAAGGAAAGGCAAAGGGAAAGAGGAAGGGCAAGATGAAGATGGGTTGGAAAAGTCATGGTTCTTAATGAGCATGGGATTGGGCTTCCCAGTGGGATTTTGGGCTATCTGTGGCAGTTTGGCTTTAAAGAAGTCTTGGAGGCATGCTTATTTTCGGTTCGTTGAAGAGACCAAAGATAAGCTATATGTGTTCATTGCAGTGAATGTGGCTCGTTTGCAAAGGAAGATGGAAAGAAATAGACATCACGCTTAA